A stretch of Rhea pennata isolate bPtePen1 unplaced genomic scaffold, bPtePen1.pri scaffold_32, whole genome shotgun sequence DNA encodes these proteins:
- the LOC134154553 gene encoding olfactory receptor 14A16-like, whose protein sequence is MSNSSSFNEFLLLAFADTPELQLLHFVLFLGIYLAALLGNGLIITAAACDHHLHTPMYFFLLNLSLLDIGTISTTVPKSMASSLWDIRAISYSECASQVFIFVIFISAEYSLLTVMAYDRYIAICKPLHYGTLMGRRVCVRMAAAAWASGFLCAVLHISNTFSLPLCQGNVVEQFFCEIPHILKLSCSDSYIRKSGILVVTVGLALGCFIFIVLSYVQIFTVVLRIPSEQGRHKAFSMCLPHLAVVSLFISTGTFAYLKSPSLSSSTLDLVLAVLYVVMPPTLNPLIYSMRNKELQEALRKLVQWVQCQHQ, encoded by the coding sequence atgtccaacagcagctccttcaatgagttcctcctcctggcatttgcgGACAcgccagagctgcagctcttgcactttGTGCtgttcctgggcatctacctggctgccctcctgggcaatggcctcatcatcacagccgcAGCCTGTGACCACcacctccacacccccatgtacttcttcctcctcaacctctctcTTCTGGACATTGGTACaatctccaccactgtccccaaatccatggctAGTTCTCTGTGGGACATcagggccatttcctactcagaaTGTGCATCCCAGgtctttatttttgtcattttcatttcagccgagtattctctcctcactgtcatggcctatgaccgctacaTTGCTATCTGCAAACCCCTGCACTATGGGACCCTCATGGGCAGGAGAGTCtgtgtcagaatggcagcagctgcctgggccagtgggtttctctgtgctgtcctaCACATTTCTAATACATTTTCACTACCCCTCTGCCAAGGCAATGTAGTAGAAcaattcttctgtgaaattccCCAtatcctcaagctctcctgctcagatTCCTACATCAGGAAATCTGGAATTCTTGTGGTTACTGTTGGATTAGCTTTGggatgtttcattttcattgtgctgtcctacgtgcagatcttcactgttgtgctgaggatcccctctgagcagggccggcacaaagccttttccatgtgcctccctcacctggccgTGGTCTCCCTGTTCATCAGCACTGGCACATTTGCCTATCTGAAATcgccctccctctcctcctcaactCTGGATCTGGTGTTGGCTGTTCTGTATGTGGTAATGCCTCCAACAttgaaccccctcatctacagcatgaggaacaaggagctgcaggaggccctgAGGAAATTGGTTCAATGGGTTCAGTGTCAGCACCAATAA
- the LOC134154554 gene encoding olfactory receptor 14A16-like codes for DLGSISTTVPKSMANSLRNTRSISYSGCAAQVFLVFFLFSAEYSLLTVMAYDRYVAICNPLHYGTIMDSRACVRMAAAAWASGFLNALLHTGNAFSLPLCQGNTVDQFFCEISQILKLSCADSYLREVELLGIISCLILGCFIFIVLSYVQIFRAVLRIPSEQGRHKAFPMCLPHLAVVSLFLSTIMFAYLKPPSISSPVLDLVLAVLYAVVPPTPEILGGRFSDAVILVK; via the exons gaccttggctccatctccaccactgtccccaaatccatggccaattccctgaGGAACACCAGGTCCATTTCCTACTcgggatgtgctgcccaggtcttcctagttttcttcttgttttcagcagagtattctctcctcactgtcatggcctatgatcgctatgttgccatctgcaatcccctgcactatggcacaatcatggacagcagagcttgtgtcagaatggcagcagctgcctgggccagtgggtttctcaatgctctcctgcacactggaaatgctttttcactaccgctctgccaaggcaacacagtggaccagttcttctgtgaaatttcccagatcctcaagctctcctgcgcagactcctacctcagggaagttgagCTTCTTGGGATTATTAGCTGTTTAATCTTagggtgtttcattttcattgtgctgtcctacgtgcagatcttcagggctgtgctgaggatcccctccgAGCAGGGCCGACACAAAGCCTTTcccatgtgcctccctcacctggccgTGGTCTCCCTGTTTCTCAGCACTATCAtgtttgcctacctgaagccacCTTCTATCTCCTCCCCAGTTCTGGATCTGGTGCTGGCTGTTCTGTACgcagtggtgcctccaaca CCAGAGATTCTGGGTGGGAGGTTTTCAGATGCAGTGATACTGGTCAAATAG